A segment of the Fusobacterium ulcerans genome:
TATGCTTCATTTAAAACTTTTCCTGGGTTGTTAGCTTTTAGGTAAGCAAACATTTCATCTCCTAAATCATGGAATCCCATTTCTCCATAATGCTCAGGATAAGCAGCTACTAATTCAGGAAGTACATCTTTTAATAGAGTATTGTTGTCATAATGTTTTTTGAATGAAAGAAGTACATTTACAAGTGTGCTCCATTTTCCTTCTGTGATACCCATTGAGAATAGGAACATAACTTGGAAATCTGTAGTTCTTGTAGGAACGATTCCATATTTTGCTAAATAAGCAGAAACTAATGCAGCTGGAACACCTTTTTCAAGAAGTTCTCCATCATCACCCATTCCTGGAGCAAGGATACTAACTTTGATAGGGTCTAACATTGCCCAGTTTTCTGGAAGGTCAGCAAATCCGTGCCATTTATCTTCTGGGTGCATTATCCAGCAGTCTTGTTCTGTAGTAAGAAGTTCCATAGGTGCTTCTTCAAAGTTATATTCTTTTTTAGTTTTAGGATCAGTTACTTTTTCAGCGTTCCAAGGTTTGAAGAACCAATCATCTTTAGCAGTGAATTCTTTGTATAATTTTCCAATTTCTTGACGGAATTCAACAGCTTCTTTAACAACTTCTTTTATTAATGATTTACCAGAATTTCCATCCATCATTGCAGCACCAATATCATTTGATACAGCTATTGCATATAGTGGAGAAGTTGTAGCATGCATCATGTATGATTGGTTGAATCTGTCTTCATCAATAGGGTTTTTACCATTTCTTACATGGATAAATGAAGCTTGAGATAAAGCATTTAATAGTTTATGTGTTGAGTGAGTTGCAAATACTGTAGAGTCATTTTTGTAATCTTTTGGATTTCCTCTCATAGCAAAGTGGTCTTTGTATAATTCATTGAATCTTGCATAACCATACCAAGCTTCGTCAAAGTGGATATAGTCTGCTTTTCCTTGGAATATTTCTTCAGCTTTCGCAGCATTATAGCAAACACCATCATAAGTACAGTTAGTAACTACAACATATTTAGGATCTACTTCAATTCCTTTTTTCATTTGATCAGGAAGAATAGGTCCGATTATTCCATATCTGTTTCTTGTAGGAGTCATATACACTGGTTTTGCTCCTGTAAGGATAAGTCCCTGTTCAATAGATTTATGACAGTTTCTGTCAATAAGAGCAGTGTCTTTATCTGTAAGACATGCTTGGAAAACAGTTCTGTTAGAACCTGATGTACCAACTAGCACACTGTAACTTCTATCTGATCCAAATATTCTTGCTATATTTTTTTCTGAATCTAAGAAAGCACCAGTGTGGTCAAGTAGAGAACCTAAACTTGTTCTTTCAATTCCTGTATCTGTTCTGAAAAGATTTTCTCCATAATAGTCAAAGAATTTTTTACCAATAGCAGTTTTTAAAAATCCAACTCCTCCTTGATGTCCTGGAGCCGCCCAAGAGTATTCAGCAACTTTGTTGTAATTGAATACAGCTTTAGCTAGTGGTGGTAAAAGTGCATCTCTATATTGTTTAATCTCTTCTGAAATACGTTCTCCAATGAAATCAATATCGTTTTCCAATATCCAGATATATTCATCAATAGAGTTTAATGTACATTCATCAAGAGATGATGTAGTATCAGCTTTTTCAGCTAATAAAAATACTGGAACTCCTTCTTGTCTTTCATGTAATACAGTAATTAAATTAACAAATTCTTTTTCTTTTTCAGCAGATTTTTTATTGATGTCCCAATCTACAAGCAAGCAGTCAATAGATTTATTGATATCTGCTTCTTCAGCTGCCTCTTTGAAGTTTTTTACTTCTATTATTTCAATTCCTCTTTCTTTTAAGTCTTCTTTTAAAAGAGCAATTCTTTTTGTTACAGGTGAATCTTCGTTTAAAAAGCTGTTTTGGATAACAACAGTTGTATATTTAATACCTTCTAAACTTTTCATTTTAATCCTCCTTAATATATTTTGAAAGCTAAGCTCATGTGGAATATTATTTTCTACCTCATGAACCTCTCATGTCATAGTCATACACATAAAAACAAATTTTCCTTTTAAAAAAAATAAAAAAATTTAAAAAAGGAAAGTTTATTTTTTTTAGAATACCCGTTTTAGAAGTGATTAAAAACAATAAAAGTTTTAAAAGTAAATTTAAAGGAGGAGTTATATGAGTACTGAAAATAGTAGTACACAAAATACTGCTAGCACAAAAAAACTTGGAGTTCTTGCATTAGCTGGTCTTGTTATTAGTGCAATGATAGGGGGTGGGATATTCAACCTTCCGCAAAACATGGCTCAATCAGCATCAGCAGGTGCTGTAGGAATAGCTTGGATCATCACAGGTATAGGAATGTATTTTTTAACTAATACATTTAGGGTATTATCTACAGTTGTTCCAGATGCTAAATCAGGAATATATAGTTATGCGAGATTAGGATTTGGTAAATTTGTAGGATTTTTAATGGCATGGGGATACTGGCTTTCTGCTGTATTTGCTAATGTAGGTTATGCAATTCTTCTTATGGATTCATTGAACTATTTCTTCCCCCCACATTTTAAAGGAGGAAACAATCTTCCTTCAGTAATAGGTG
Coding sequences within it:
- the adiA gene encoding arginine decarboxylase; translation: MKSLEGIKYTTVVIQNSFLNEDSPVTKRIALLKEDLKERGIEIIEVKNFKEAAEEADINKSIDCLLVDWDINKKSAEKEKEFVNLITVLHERQEGVPVFLLAEKADTTSSLDECTLNSIDEYIWILENDIDFIGERISEEIKQYRDALLPPLAKAVFNYNKVAEYSWAAPGHQGGVGFLKTAIGKKFFDYYGENLFRTDTGIERTSLGSLLDHTGAFLDSEKNIARIFGSDRSYSVLVGTSGSNRTVFQACLTDKDTALIDRNCHKSIEQGLILTGAKPVYMTPTRNRYGIIGPILPDQMKKGIEVDPKYVVVTNCTYDGVCYNAAKAEEIFQGKADYIHFDEAWYGYARFNELYKDHFAMRGNPKDYKNDSTVFATHSTHKLLNALSQASFIHVRNGKNPIDEDRFNQSYMMHATTSPLYAIAVSNDIGAAMMDGNSGKSLIKEVVKEAVEFRQEIGKLYKEFTAKDDWFFKPWNAEKVTDPKTKKEYNFEEAPMELLTTEQDCWIMHPEDKWHGFADLPENWAMLDPIKVSILAPGMGDDGELLEKGVPAALVSAYLAKYGIVPTRTTDFQVMFLFSMGITEGKWSTLVNVLLSFKKHYDNNTLLKDVLPELVAAYPEHYGEMGFHDLGDEMFAYLKANNPGKVLNEAYSTLPKSEMLPREAYNKIVSQEVELVPADKLVGRVTANSVIPYPPGIPMLMSGENFGDENSPQIKYLKALSLWDKAFPGFEHETEGTHVIDGVYHVLCVKEK